A genome region from Thermotoga sp. Mc24 includes the following:
- the murC gene encoding UDP-N-acetylmuramate--L-alanine ligase yields MKIHFVGIGGIGMSAVALHEFLNGNDVYGSNIEETERTAYLRKLGIPIFVPHSADNWYDPDLVVKTPAVRDDNPEIVRARMEGVPLENRLHYFRDILKREKKEEFAVTGTDGKTTTTAMVAHVLKHLRKSPTVFLGGIMDSLEHGNYEKGNGPIVYELDESEEFFSEFSPNYLIITNARGDHLENYGNSLSRYRSAFEKISRNTDLVVTFAEDELTSHLGDVTFGVKKGTYTLEMRSASRAEQKAVVEKNGKRYLEFKLKVPGFHNVLNALAVIALFDSLGYDLAPALEALETFRGVHRRFSIAFHDPETNIYVIDDYAHTPDEIRNLLQTAKEVFENEKIVVIFQPHRYSRLEREDGNFAKALQLADEVVVTEVYDAFEEKKNNISGKMIWDSLRSLGKEAYFVEKLPELEKIIPVSENTVFLFVGAGDIIYSSRRFVERYQSSKSSPSRVLGSNK; encoded by the coding sequence GTGAAAATTCATTTCGTAGGAATTGGTGGAATAGGAATGAGTGCCGTAGCTTTGCACGAATTCTTGAATGGAAACGATGTTTACGGTTCAAATATAGAGGAAACAGAAAGAACCGCTTATCTAAGAAAATTAGGAATTCCGATTTTTGTACCACACTCCGCAGACAACTGGTACGATCCCGATCTGGTTGTAAAAACCCCCGCCGTTCGTGACGACAACCCGGAGATAGTACGCGCCAGGATGGAAGGGGTTCCACTCGAGAACAGACTGCATTATTTCCGAGACATTCTGAAACGAGAGAAAAAGGAAGAGTTCGCTGTAACCGGAACCGATGGAAAAACCACAACAACGGCCATGGTTGCGCACGTTTTGAAACATTTGAGAAAGTCTCCAACAGTATTTCTTGGAGGCATAATGGATTCCCTCGAACATGGAAACTACGAGAAAGGAAACGGGCCCATAGTTTACGAACTTGACGAGAGTGAAGAGTTCTTCTCAGAGTTCTCCCCAAACTACCTCATAATCACAAACGCCAGAGGAGATCATCTGGAAAACTACGGAAACTCTCTGTCCAGATACAGATCGGCCTTCGAAAAGATCAGCAGGAACACTGACCTGGTTGTCACCTTCGCAGAGGACGAACTCACCTCTCATCTCGGTGATGTGACTTTTGGCGTGAAGAAGGGTACATACACTCTCGAAATGAGAAGCGCTTCTCGCGCTGAACAAAAGGCTGTAGTGGAGAAAAATGGAAAGAGATATCTCGAGTTCAAACTCAAGGTTCCCGGTTTTCACAACGTTTTGAACGCTCTGGCAGTGATAGCACTCTTCGACTCACTCGGGTACGATCTGGCCCCAGCGCTCGAAGCACTGGAGACATTCCGGGGAGTTCACAGACGTTTTTCCATCGCGTTTCACGATCCGGAAACGAACATCTATGTGATAGACGACTACGCCCACACACCAGACGAGATAAGAAACCTTCTTCAGACAGCAAAAGAAGTCTTCGAAAACGAAAAAATCGTGGTGATATTCCAGCCGCACCGATACTCCAGACTGGAAAGGGAAGATGGAAACTTCGCAAAGGCGCTTCAGCTGGCAGATGAGGTTGTGGTCACGGAAGTCTACGACGCGTTCGAAGAAAAGAAAAACAACATCTCAGGGAAGATGATCTGGGATTCCCTCAGATCGCTTGGAAAAGAAGCGTATTTCGTTGAGAAACTTCCGGAACTGGAAAAGATAATTCCCGTGAGTGAGAACACCGTCTTCCTTTTCGTCGGTGCCGGAGATATCATTTACTCTTCCAGAAGGTTCGTGGAACGTTATCAGAGCTCCAAAAGTTCTCCTTCACGTGTTCTGGGATCGAACAAATAG
- a CDS encoding metallophosphoesterase gives MWLILSDTHDNMEVLKKVEELVSEKNIERIFHCGDFVAPFTLGRLIKEGVDFYGVFGNNDGEVLLLDKRSGGRIKKPPISLEIDGLRIAMMHEPVLLDAIVHSQEFDLILYGHTHRVDVRKEGKTLVVNPGEACGYLSGKSTVYLFDPRTREGELLEL, from the coding sequence ATGTGGCTGATACTCAGTGACACTCACGATAACATGGAAGTTTTGAAAAAGGTGGAAGAACTCGTATCTGAGAAGAACATCGAAAGAATTTTCCACTGTGGAGACTTCGTTGCACCGTTCACACTTGGAAGATTGATCAAAGAAGGGGTGGATTTTTACGGTGTTTTTGGAAACAACGACGGAGAGGTGCTCCTGCTAGACAAAAGATCCGGCGGGAGAATCAAGAAACCACCCATTTCCCTGGAGATCGATGGTTTAAGAATAGCAATGATGCACGAACCCGTTCTTCTGGATGCGATCGTTCATTCCCAGGAGTTCGATCTGATTCTCTACGGGCATACTCATAGAGTGGATGTGAGAAAAGAAGGAAAGACTCTCGTGGTGAATCCTGGAGAAGCGTGCGGTTATCTTTCCGGTAAGAGCACAGTCTATTTGTTCGATCCCAGAACACGTGAAGGAGAACTTTTGGAGCTCTGA
- a CDS encoding AEC family transporter, producing the protein MEFSIVILIGYLTKKFFEKDTGKVLSKLVVNFTLPAAIFYSFSTSRFHFSKFAFTATGVLSNLLLIFLAFLFFSRIKDPRVRIPIVLSFIGFNTGLFMYPLAESLWGEGSVVNFALFDLGNSFFIFGVGKAVAEQNKKGILKVFTFPPFLVLLVGITMNIFKVVPPGIVLDAARTIKNANAFLVFFLVGYYLSFRSVYDKFRLILMAGLVKYAAGLLVALIAVKIFSLSSFEEMNLFLSPLLPSAIMTLVYSVEKGYDAELASGLITFFTVVSTSIIMVINYTWG; encoded by the coding sequence GTGGAATTCTCGATCGTCATACTGATCGGTTATCTGACGAAGAAATTTTTCGAAAAAGATACTGGTAAGGTCCTTTCGAAACTCGTGGTGAACTTCACGTTGCCAGCGGCGATCTTTTACAGTTTTTCCACCTCACGTTTTCACTTTTCGAAGTTCGCTTTCACCGCAACGGGTGTTTTAAGTAACCTCCTTCTCATCTTTCTTGCTTTTCTGTTTTTCTCCCGAATAAAGGATCCAAGAGTGAGAATTCCGATCGTTCTCTCTTTCATTGGTTTCAACACGGGATTGTTCATGTACCCTCTGGCGGAAAGCCTTTGGGGAGAAGGATCGGTGGTTAACTTTGCCTTGTTCGACCTGGGAAATTCTTTCTTCATATTTGGTGTGGGGAAGGCAGTGGCTGAGCAAAATAAAAAGGGAATACTGAAGGTTTTCACCTTTCCACCGTTTCTGGTTCTCCTCGTCGGGATAACGATGAACATCTTCAAAGTAGTTCCACCTGGTATTGTTCTCGATGCTGCGCGGACGATAAAGAACGCGAATGCTTTCCTCGTGTTTTTTCTTGTGGGATACTATCTCAGCTTCAGATCGGTTTACGACAAATTCCGTCTGATTTTAATGGCGGGACTCGTAAAGTATGCTGCCGGGTTGCTTGTTGCTCTGATCGCAGTGAAGATCTTCTCTCTTTCTTCTTTCGAAGAGATGAACCTGTTTCTTTCGCCACTTCTTCCTTCTGCTATCATGACACTCGTGTACTCGGTCGAGAAGGGTTACGATGCGGAACTCGCGAGTGGGCTCATCACTTTCTTCACGGTTGTTTCAACGTCCATAATCATGGTGATAAACTACACATGGGGGTGA
- the nuoF gene encoding NADH-quinone oxidoreductase subunit NuoF — MKPITVLVSVDSNSVLMGARHFLNYFRDLVKEHNLGDTVDVLETGSMGIYPEGVIVSVLPDGVFYVVKNESDVRRIFEEHVLKGRRVLDLEISESQIRRTVEVERVAEETRIVLKNVGEIDPTRIEEYIARDGYFALAKALQMKPGEIIEEIKRSGLRGRGGAGFPTGLKWEFTYKASADQKYVLCNADEGEPGTFKDRLIMEGDPHSLIEGMIIAGYAVGATKGYIYIRGEYHSSIEILKKAIEQAYEYGFLGENILGSGFNFDLKIRLGAGAYVAGEETALIESIEGKPARPRLKPPYPPTFGLFGKPTVVNNVETFVNVPRIIMNGAEWFKKFGTDSSPGTKVFSLVGNVVRKGIVEVPMGVTVRDLIFKFGGGVEGGRKLKVVQTGGSAGTFIGPDKLDVPLDFDSYAKYGVSLGSGVILVADETHCAVDLALAVMRFFEHESCGKCTPCREGTRMIVNILERISRGEGKKEDLDTLREIARNAGETSFCGLGQSIPVPLLSIVDNFEEEFRAHIGANKCPVGVCEFIKKKEKKKIGVRKP; from the coding sequence ATGAAACCGATAACAGTTCTGGTCTCAGTGGATTCGAACAGTGTGTTGATGGGGGCTCGTCACTTTCTCAATTACTTCAGAGATCTCGTGAAGGAACACAACCTCGGAGATACTGTCGATGTGCTGGAAACGGGTAGCATGGGAATTTATCCAGAAGGAGTGATTGTTTCCGTTCTTCCCGATGGTGTTTTCTACGTCGTGAAGAATGAATCGGATGTGAGAAGGATCTTCGAAGAGCACGTTCTCAAGGGAAGGAGAGTGCTCGATCTTGAAATTTCCGAGAGTCAAATAAGAAGAACCGTTGAGGTAGAGAGAGTGGCTGAAGAAACTCGTATCGTTCTGAAAAACGTAGGAGAGATAGATCCCACTCGTATAGAGGAATACATCGCAAGAGACGGTTACTTTGCCCTCGCCAAAGCGCTCCAGATGAAACCAGGAGAGATAATCGAAGAGATAAAACGAAGCGGGCTGAGGGGAAGGGGTGGAGCTGGTTTTCCAACGGGTCTGAAATGGGAATTCACCTACAAAGCTTCTGCTGATCAGAAATATGTCCTGTGCAACGCCGATGAAGGAGAACCCGGTACCTTTAAAGACAGGCTCATCATGGAGGGTGATCCTCATTCTTTGATAGAGGGCATGATCATAGCGGGGTACGCGGTTGGTGCAACGAAGGGCTACATATACATAAGGGGAGAGTATCACAGTTCGATAGAAATCCTGAAGAAAGCCATAGAACAGGCCTACGAGTACGGATTTCTCGGTGAGAACATCCTTGGAAGTGGATTCAACTTCGATCTGAAAATAAGACTCGGAGCGGGAGCATATGTAGCAGGAGAGGAAACGGCGTTGATAGAGTCCATCGAAGGAAAACCTGCTCGGCCCAGATTGAAACCTCCTTACCCCCCCACCTTTGGCCTTTTCGGGAAACCCACCGTCGTGAACAACGTGGAAACCTTTGTGAATGTTCCAAGGATAATAATGAACGGTGCGGAGTGGTTTAAAAAGTTCGGTACTGACTCGTCACCAGGCACAAAAGTGTTCTCCCTCGTGGGTAATGTGGTGAGAAAGGGAATCGTGGAAGTGCCAATGGGGGTGACGGTGAGAGATCTCATCTTCAAATTTGGTGGAGGAGTTGAGGGTGGCAGGAAGTTGAAAGTTGTGCAAACGGGTGGTAGTGCGGGAACGTTCATCGGACCAGACAAACTCGACGTTCCACTCGATTTTGATTCTTACGCAAAGTACGGAGTTTCCCTTGGATCAGGAGTGATTCTCGTTGCTGACGAGACTCACTGTGCGGTGGATCTCGCACTCGCTGTTATGAGGTTCTTCGAGCACGAATCGTGTGGAAAATGCACACCGTGTCGGGAAGGTACAAGGATGATCGTCAACATTTTGGAGAGAATAAGCAGAGGCGAAGGCAAAAAAGAGGATCTTGATACGCTGAGGGAGATCGCTCGGAACGCGGGAGAAACTTCTTTCTGCGGGCTGGGTCAGAGTATTCCGGTTCCTCTGCTCTCGATCGTTGACAACTTCGAAGAAGAATTCAGAGCCCACATAGGTGCTAATAAATGTCCGGTGGGTGTGTGTGAGTTCATAAAGAAGAAGGAAAAGAAGAAAATCGGTGTTAGAAAACCATAA
- a CDS encoding NADH-quinone oxidoreductase subunit NuoE family protein, which translates to MREVIAEIVQKAKETAEERDVLINTLHEIQKRFNNFIPPEAAEIVAEELGVPLSRVYEVLTFYTMFSTKQKGKYVIRVCESLPCHVENGREIVKTIREILKIDFGQTTSDGLFTLEMTSCLGLCGVAPVIMVNAEYYGNMTPDRVKDLIDRLRGESQ; encoded by the coding sequence ATGCGAGAGGTAATAGCAGAGATCGTCCAGAAAGCTAAAGAAACAGCAGAAGAGAGAGACGTTTTGATAAACACCCTGCACGAGATACAGAAGCGTTTCAACAACTTCATACCACCAGAAGCCGCTGAAATCGTGGCTGAAGAGCTCGGTGTTCCGCTCTCCAGAGTGTACGAGGTGTTAACGTTCTACACCATGTTTTCGACAAAACAGAAGGGAAAATACGTGATAAGGGTTTGTGAGAGTCTTCCGTGTCATGTTGAAAACGGAAGAGAGATAGTCAAGACCATCAGGGAAATTCTGAAAATCGACTTCGGTCAGACCACTTCTGATGGTCTTTTCACACTCGAAATGACGAGTTGTCTGGGCCTTTGCGGTGTTGCACCGGTGATCATGGTGAATGCCGAGTATTACGGTAACATGACGCCCGATCGTGTAAAGGATCTCATAGATAGATTGAGGGGTGAGTCACAATGA
- a CDS encoding DUF554 domain-containing protein, which yields MFHYAVLLNAFGVLIGASVGFLFKRKIPQRLHDILFTVIGLTTLGIGIRMVTQGDDFLMILLALVSGGVIGELFRIEDRIEGIGKKFSDSQGFAESFLTSSLLFLVGPMTIVGSINIGLTGNADLILVKTVLDTVSATVLTATLGTGVFLSAVSVFLVQGLLVVFAKSLTFLTGDIFISDFVGTGGVMILGLGIRILKVREVKVGNLLPALVLIPIFDWLKNLF from the coding sequence ATGTTTCACTACGCTGTTCTTCTGAATGCATTTGGAGTTTTGATCGGTGCGTCCGTGGGTTTCTTGTTCAAAAGAAAAATCCCTCAGAGATTACACGACATTCTTTTCACGGTGATAGGACTCACCACGCTGGGTATAGGTATCCGGATGGTCACCCAGGGTGATGATTTCTTGATGATACTCTTAGCGCTTGTCTCAGGTGGCGTTATCGGAGAATTATTCAGAATAGAGGACAGAATAGAAGGTATTGGGAAGAAGTTCAGTGATTCCCAGGGGTTTGCGGAGAGTTTTCTCACCTCTTCGCTTCTCTTTCTGGTTGGTCCCATGACCATAGTGGGATCTATAAACATAGGACTCACAGGAAATGCGGATTTGATACTCGTGAAAACGGTGCTCGACACAGTGTCAGCCACAGTGCTCACGGCAACCTTAGGAACAGGGGTTTTTCTCTCGGCGGTTTCTGTCTTCCTCGTTCAGGGACTTCTCGTTGTTTTCGCGAAGAGCCTGACCTTTCTTACAGGCGATATCTTTATTTCCGATTTTGTAGGTACGGGTGGTGTCATGATTCTGGGCCTTGGAATAAGAATTCTCAAAGTGAGAGAAGTGAAGGTTGGAAACCTACTTCCGGCGCTGGTTTTAATTCCTATTTTTGACTGGTTGAAAAACCTTTTTTAA
- a CDS encoding pyridoxal-phosphate dependent enzyme, which produces MRIDLALKPTPVQFLRRLSEECGFNIYIKRDDFTELVGSGNKIRKLEYLLWEALKEGATTVFTCGGLQSNHARATAYVSRKYGLKPVLFLRKGEKVLNGNLLLDLLLGAEIVEVSQEEYERIDEIFDDHRKIREKKGEKVYVIPEGGSNSLGAFGYFNAVLEMKDQLNLESFDAIVCAVGSGGTIAGLSAGVSFLGCRVPVVGVNVTTKNSDYFVEKVKRIISGMEEYGLRVNEPAFEVVDDYRGPGYAIPSSEDVEILKKVASIEGIILDPVYTAKAFRGMVEMFKNSGKNVLFIHTGGIFGLFAQSGRLV; this is translated from the coding sequence ATGAGAATCGATCTTGCACTTAAACCCACACCCGTTCAGTTTCTCAGAAGATTGTCGGAAGAATGCGGGTTCAACATCTACATCAAAAGGGACGATTTCACAGAGCTTGTGGGATCAGGCAACAAAATCAGAAAGCTGGAGTATCTCCTCTGGGAAGCTCTTAAGGAAGGGGCAACGACCGTGTTCACCTGTGGAGGACTTCAGTCGAACCACGCCAGAGCAACGGCATACGTTTCGAGAAAATACGGTTTGAAACCTGTTCTCTTCCTCAGGAAAGGAGAGAAGGTACTGAACGGAAATCTCCTTCTCGATCTTCTCCTCGGCGCTGAAATAGTAGAAGTCTCCCAAGAAGAATACGAACGCATCGATGAGATCTTCGATGATCACAGAAAGATAAGGGAGAAAAAAGGCGAAAAGGTGTACGTGATACCCGAAGGGGGTTCGAACTCTCTTGGGGCTTTTGGCTACTTCAATGCAGTACTGGAGATGAAGGATCAATTGAATCTCGAATCCTTCGATGCTATTGTGTGTGCTGTTGGAAGCGGGGGAACCATAGCAGGATTGTCGGCTGGTGTCTCTTTTCTGGGATGTCGCGTGCCCGTGGTGGGTGTGAACGTTACCACGAAAAACTCGGATTATTTTGTGGAGAAGGTGAAAAGAATAATTAGTGGTATGGAAGAGTACGGCCTGAGAGTCAATGAACCCGCTTTCGAAGTGGTTGATGATTACAGGGGTCCAGGATATGCGATTCCTTCCAGTGAGGATGTGGAGATCTTGAAAAAAGTAGCTTCAATAGAGGGCATCATCCTTGATCCGGTCTACACAGCAAAGGCCTTCAGAGGAATGGTTGAGATGTTCAAAAACTCGGGAAAGAACGTTCTTTTCATCCACACAGGAGGAATATTTGGCTTGTTTGCACAGAGTGGGAGGTTGGTATGA
- a CDS encoding biotin--[acetyl-CoA-carboxylase] ligase, giving the protein MIGEKIISFESIDSTNRFLKENCRFYPDGTVVVALEQTSGYGRNGRHWHSPKGGLWFSVLFKPRKPLELSFYTRVFSVAIVKTLENMKIHANIKWPNDVYINGRKLAGILSEGIFEGVKPLAVVVGVGMNVNNEIPVELKTRAINLKEITGKEISIIKLMESILKNARVIFRKYSKKKESLTRIWKRYLLQKEGDFVFLEGKKGKIVKINPDSLLIDFNGEIRRVYSLSPH; this is encoded by the coding sequence TTGATAGGAGAAAAGATCATTTCTTTTGAATCCATAGATTCCACAAATCGTTTCTTGAAGGAAAATTGCCGATTCTATCCCGACGGCACGGTGGTTGTCGCGTTAGAGCAGACCTCTGGATATGGAAGAAACGGAAGGCACTGGCACTCTCCAAAGGGTGGACTATGGTTTTCGGTGCTTTTCAAACCGAGGAAACCTCTGGAGCTTTCGTTTTACACGAGGGTATTCTCAGTAGCAATTGTGAAGACTCTCGAAAACATGAAAATACACGCGAACATAAAGTGGCCCAACGACGTGTACATAAACGGAAGAAAGCTCGCGGGAATTCTTTCAGAGGGAATTTTTGAAGGTGTAAAACCTCTCGCAGTTGTTGTGGGAGTGGGTATGAACGTGAACAACGAGATCCCGGTCGAGTTGAAAACGAGAGCGATCAACCTGAAAGAGATCACAGGGAAAGAAATCAGTATCATAAAACTCATGGAGTCGATATTGAAAAACGCACGCGTGATCTTTAGAAAGTATTCAAAGAAAAAAGAGTCTTTGACGAGGATCTGGAAGAGATATCTTCTTCAAAAAGAAGGAGATTTCGTATTTCTGGAAGGAAAGAAGGGAAAAATCGTGAAGATAAACCCCGATAGTCTGTTGATAGACTTCAACGGAGAGATCAGAAGGGTTTACTCACTCTCTCCTCACTGA
- a CDS encoding S4 domain-containing protein, producing the protein MRLDLFLKISVVKRRTVAQKLLKGQRVLVNGRPAKASYEVKDGDIVEVLLPAKKITLRVVGNGGYEILSEERVSKPF; encoded by the coding sequence ATGAGATTAGATTTGTTTCTTAAGATTTCGGTGGTGAAGAGAAGAACGGTTGCCCAGAAACTGCTGAAAGGACAGAGAGTTTTGGTGAATGGAAGACCCGCGAAGGCCTCCTACGAGGTAAAAGACGGAGACATCGTAGAGGTGCTTTTACCAGCGAAGAAAATAACCTTAAGGGTCGTAGGAAACGGAGGCTATGAAATCCTCAGTGAGGAGAGAGTGAGTAAACCCTTCTGA